In Mycolicibacterium aromaticivorans JS19b1 = JCM 16368, a genomic segment contains:
- a CDS encoding DMT family transporter has product MQLCTGLVVFTVLSQISGRGVSEVAAQMSTQSWILTIYLALVCTVFAFFIQIWAVRRTSPARVSLLLGTEPLWAAAIGVLLAHDPLTPIGVTGALLILFGTNWGRLIDTHRTGIPAPTRPSLKPSSDLSRF; this is encoded by the coding sequence GTGCAGCTCTGCACTGGCCTAGTCGTGTTCACGGTCCTCTCACAGATCTCTGGACGAGGAGTCAGCGAAGTCGCCGCGCAGATGAGCACACAATCATGGATCCTGACGATTTATCTTGCGCTTGTCTGCACTGTTTTCGCCTTCTTCATCCAGATATGGGCAGTCCGGCGCACCTCGCCAGCCAGGGTAAGCCTGCTTTTGGGAACTGAACCGCTTTGGGCCGCGGCGATTGGAGTGCTCTTGGCTCACGACCCCCTTACCCCCATCGGCGTCACCGGAGCACTATTGATCCTCTTCGGCACAAACTGGGGACGACTCATCGACACCCACCGCACGGGAATACCCGCGCCCACAAGACCAAGTCTGAAGCCATCGAGCGACCTGTCTCGTTTCTAA